gttgatcttccgaggccgggcatgacccaggaaagtgtgtcctgccaaatgggatcgagcgtgttgggttatgtggtgcacccctgcagggaagttaatctattcgaatagccgtgatcttcggtaacaggacgacttggagttgtaccttgaccttatgacaactagaaccggatacttaataaaacacacccttccaagtgccagatacaaccggtgatcgctctctcacagggcgacgaggggaggatcatcggttagggttatgctatgcgatgctacttggaggagttcagtctactctcttctacatgcggcaagatggaggtggccagaagcatagtcttcgacaggattagctatccccctcttattctggctttctgcagttcagtccatcgatatggccctttacacatttacccatgcatatgtagtgtagctccttgcttgcgagtactttggatgagtactcacggttgctttctccctcttttccccctatcccttctacctgtttgtcgcaaccagatgttggagcccaggatccagacgccaccgtcggcgacgactcctactacaccggaggtgcctgctactacgtgatgcccgctgacgacgaccaggagtagttaggaggatcccaggcaggaggcctgcgcctctttcgatctgtatcctagtttgtgctagccatcttatggcaacttgtttaacttatgtctgtactcagatattgttgcttccgctgactcgtctatgatcgagctcttgtattcgagccctcgaggcccctagcttgtaatatgatgcttgtatgacttattttatttgtagagttggattgtgatatcttcccgtgagtccctgatcttgatcgtatacgtttgcgtgtatgattagtgtacgattagatCGGGGGCGTAACAAGGAACCcctcggggggttaatgggcctttatGGGCCCTAGTGAAGAGAGgaggtggcggccaggtggaggcgtgcgccccccccccccccagcccaatccgaattggactagcactactagggaaaaccttatacacagaacattagcagtagcgcgggctaaaaatgcacgctggtgctaattagcagcagcgcggtgttttaaaccgcgctacagatacagttATAGCAGTACCGCGCGCGAGTACAAAAGCGCtattactaaaattcccacggcttagccgataggctgcaTATAGTAGTAGAGATCTTCGCCAAACCGCTCTACCGCTATttgctttgtagcagcgcgtttacgctgagaggcgctactactaaagtaaataaaattaaatggaaagcaaatagaaaagtaaatgaaaatgcaaGAAATACaaaaaggtgaaaggaaaaaaaataaaatgtaaagaaaaataaatgaaaaagtggAAAAGAGaatggtatagcagtagcgcgtatccagGAACGCGATGTAGCCatgttagcagtagcgcacttcccggaacgcgctgctgctacttttgACTAAACCGCTCGATTTGTTCTTCccaacggccacttcccccaaatcgcaACTCCTTCGCTGTCgctgccgccgtcgcccgtcggccgccgcgcgctctctcgTCGCTCTCCCGCctcaacgccgcccccgaccccggattcgacgccgcccccgaccccgacctcaacgccgcctgcccctccctcgccgcagtcaccgtaaggctctgcctctcctctcccctaccctcctctctctctctgctagggaaaTTATATATGTGTTGAtgctgtgttgatgttcatatgaaccgtAGTTGTTCATATGAaacctaggtgttcatatgaaccctagatttgtttagggcagtaggcattttttagcatttaggaaaaatgattagcaatatttttaggaaattagctaggaatttttttttatgaaaatgcctaaacagtaattTCATTTGCATattgttgttatatgatatatgtcattgatgatcatttgcatattccattattgaagtggttcgattatgcccacgtggctttgttgtttccaggaacTGAAGCCGAGTGGCCTCTGTTTTGCTGGAATCTTGATTCATTtcggttccggcaaatttcaggttctcgatttgtccactttttagcaaaattCATgtcgaaatttttcgtgaatttcggcatgatttgtgctacaaactaggacatatcgagtgcccgggatttgccgcatcggaaaggagtcaacgttcctgcaaagcataggccttttttatgtcattattcattttattaggtatagaattaattgactagatttagtcgtaagaactagttaaattaatagaactagttgaacatgtcacatttgttgttattttttttagttaaagcaatttttcacgCATCGACGTCAaccatgcctatcccgcatcctcatcgtcgagtcggcggaggacacctGCATCACCATATGGGCCATGTCTGGGACTAGGGGGGGACTAATGagcagctcggctcgttaagctcgtacttgttaagctcgtgctcgttaaggctcgactcggctcgtttgaagctcgttaagctcgtgagcgctcgcGGGCGCTCGTTAACAGACTATAATGTGTTATGATGTACATGATGAATGTGGAGGTATGGTTTTTAAGATGAAATATGATGACAAAAAAAATGAAGTAGTTTGTTGCCTCATATATCGATTAGATTAAATAGATGGGCTGAGGTGCTACAAAAAAATTTTGTCACGTAAGATGAAAATATGCGTTGTGTTGttattaacgagcttaacgagctactcgtgaaactcgttagctcgctcATTAAGCTTGTTAAGCTTAATGAGCTaaaatcaatgattggctctgttcattaagaagcgagctacgagcttaacgagccgaactatcgagcgctcattaagctcgcgagctacgagcttttggtccagccctatctgggactgggctccgccggggtagtactgggaggcgctacctatcgggggcgcaggttggtgaggagctagcctgttgttgacccgaaccttctttggtggcggccgcatggccagtgacggtccagaagcTCGTGGACCCcgtggaggtggtgcgtcaccgtgtcagtgaggaggacgcgcacgtccttcgctacttgtttgcgttggagcacaggttctccaatacctggcaggttctccagggatctcactggagctatgatcctgtgatggttccttctctttgggtgtccaccgcccgcgctgatacccgtcgtgcgctagggttttagttgtattagtgatgttatatgtatgatactattcgggatgtattagtgataatattcgacgatgtatggacgcatgagatgatttacttttgcttattgaatgcatgctaatttgaatacttatttattttacgatttggttttgcttattgaatgctcatgtcaatatgagtcctataagatattttgagtaTCCTggtgttgtcttcgatcgattttcaattaatgtttcaactatgaacataggaaatgtctgacaacgaaaaggatttcggtatttgcaaatactgcgaagacgagtgcGGCTTGTGCGACGGAatattcctagatgatgataggcgcttcagcatcaagctggacatgaacttcgaagtggatacagtaagtcacaatgacaagtcttttttcgtaattaagcatgacatctgcttcatttgctttaacttataatttatttatttttactattctactagcgtatcccctgccatgcaagagtttttgtcttggataagataggtttcagtcgtactatgaaGGTAAAGAAAGTTTAATTGAAGACcgcgcatggttatattttccacgcaaaattatacaacacagacgactacacctattttggatgcaaaacttggcgagcactatgcaagacttatgcatttgagcttgatatggttatcacctttgatattcgtctggaagatgatattgaaggtaatactgacatctgggtcgatgtgcaaacgcctacagttataccattatgtgagtttctcaaccttatttatgtctttgatattgtttattcaaaaatagttgacaactaatttctattgttaGCTTATTTCGGTTGAAGCAAACATGTCCAGTGCTTGGtacacaggacctactactgtcacggggctgaactaaactgcgaggagctaagtcattatgtttcatggcttgaggatcttgatactgtcaagacaaattttcttcttgcacttagaaatgttagtactgaaaacgtgcgaccaatagtgtttgtaatgaactacggtcacatctatttaggaaagatggtaagatttttactatttgtcctcagtgcatcttttgcatacattatcttttaaactaaacttcattgctaagtatgttactatatgatgttcttcaagagggactcccaatgaatgttgtgcctcatgggatcgagactaatggtaccatgagtattgttagcttacggccaagatatcctacaatgcactttagtgcattcaggatttctaagagCGAGGAAATCTTAATAGTGAAAGGCTGGACCAAATTTGTGAGggaggagcgcagagaagtactagggggcagcaatcagaagcgcatcccacgattaggagacaggttcatctgcatgctccaacttgatgaaggaggagagctacacatgttttatgttattacctgagagagagcagcaggggtgattagctagctagaaatgagtttgaagatgatgatgtgctacactatgactatatatgatgattaaatagctagtgttagtggtaatgactatgatgattattattagctagtgttggtggtgattagatagctaccgcatctagtgttggtggtgattagctagctagaatgagtttgaagatgatgatgtgctacattatgactatggtgattaaataaatactgttggtggtaatgactatgatgatgattaaatagcttgtgctggcggattagattcaagtggaggcaacatgtggtgcatatcaaaagtactactagtccaaactagatcaaatttggattagtagtatacttttgacatgcaccacatattgcctccacttgaacctaatccacattcatttgacacactgttatggatataatgatataaacctcataattggtattgtaccaaaatttgtataacggcgtataaatacactaaaaatgaaaaaaaagtacTAGTAGCGATGGGTAGTAAATACGCTAAAACTAACTAAATTAGCAGCAGCACGGGATAGAACAAGCGTTAccgctatgtgtcttagcagtagcgcttgtcgcacgtgctactgctaagtaatagctgtagcgccttattggtagcgcggctgcccgcgctactagtgagcattaaacccgcgctactactagggttttccctagtagtgtagggttGGGGGGCCTTTCCTTCTTCGCCTCCCTCTCTTTCCAccttctccttcttggaataggaaaggggggggggggcgaatccttctTGGACTGGgaatccaagtaggactccccaccttggcgcgccacaccttggccggcctcctcctccctctgctttatatacgtgggaggggggcaccccaaaggcataccaaagtttctcttagccgtgtgcagtgcccccctccacagttacacacctcggtcatatcgccgtagtgcttagacgaagccctgtggcggtaaacttcatcatcaccgtcgtcatgccgtcgtgctgacggaactctccctcggcctcaactggatcaagagaacaagggacgtcatcgagctgaacgtgtgctgaacgtgaagatgccatacgttcggtgcttggatcggttggatcgcgaagacgttcgactacatcaaccgcgttactaaacgcttccgctttcggtctacaagggtacgtagacacactcttccctctcgttgctatgcatctcctagatagatcttgcgtgatcataggaatttttttgaaatactgtgttcccNNNNNNNNNNNNNNNNNNNNNNNNNNNNNNNNNNNNNNNNNNNNNNNNNNNNNNNNNNNNNNNNNNNNNNNNNNNNNNNNNNNNNNNNNNNNNNNNNNNNNNNNNNNNNNNNNNNNNNNNNNNNNNNNNNNNNNNNNNNNNNNNNNNNNNNNNNNNNNNNNNNNNNNNNNNNNNNNNNNNNNNNNNNNNNNNNNNNNNNNNNNNNNNNNNNNNNNNNNNNNNNNNNNNNNNNNNNNNNNNNNNNNNNNNNNNNNNNNNNNNNNNNNNNNNNNNNNNGTTGATTCTTGCGCCAAAAATTCGCATATATttaataaaaattctccgtaaatttttatcgcatttggacttagtttgatatggattttttgcgaaataaaaaaaatgcaaaaacaGGAATTGACACTAGACactagattaatatgttagtccaagaaaatcataCAAATTGTTATCAAAAGTATGTCGAAGTAGTAAGATAATGGCAtaaaacaatcaaaagttataaatACGTCAGAGACGTATCACATGGTGGCAGCAGTTACGACCAAAAGTGTGATTTTCAGGGCGAAAATATTGAGCCTGAGAATGGAGCGACAAATGTTTGCATAGTTCATCCAATTTCATCAAAAAATGCATGACTGAACAACTCGCATTCAGCTTTAAAATGATTTGATTATGCATATGTGGACCCATGTGAGAAACCAATAAACGTATCAGCTCCTTCTCTTTTAATGGTTGGGCGCACGGCAATGTTTACAGCCGGCCCAAACGGAACAAAAAAAGGGCGCAGAGTCAGCACGTTGGAGTTGGCCTAAACTCCGCACCAAAAAATGTGCAGGAATCTAGCACTTCCGATGACGCTTGGAAGGACGTACGCTGTGGAGGCGCCGTGCGAGAATGGCATCGGCACGACATGACCGCGCCGCTCAGCCCGGCGCAGTACAACGAGTACGGTGTCTCCTTCCTGTTCACCGCCGTCCGCCACTTTAGGCACTAAACCTGAACCTGGCCTGAGTCCGCCACTTTAGACTTCTTGGCACAAACAACCTCATCATGTAACACCACATCCAGAAAGAATGCCAAGAGAAATGCAGGTTTTTTAGCTGAAGAACCAGCAGTCTTGCAGCACAAGAGGCACGGCGTGGTGCTATTAACTGTAACTTACAGAGATCCTTTCTGCTTTGTAGTAGTACCTGAGGTCGAAAGGGTCAGCCCACCCAAAATCAGAAACTATATTGTGCCTGCAGAGTGGACCTGCGACATAAGTGCGTGGGCTCTCGATGATCTGTAGTTTGCTGCTCCATTTCGCACCCGTCAGAGGCTTCAGCTTCACATTCACATCATCATCCACCGAGGAGAAACATGCCTTGGCCACCACGACCACCATCAGCTCCAGCACCCGACCTCTCTCCGCAATGAACTTGAGGAAAGCAACCTCGCTTCTCGACCCTTGGAACTCGTAGAAGAACACCTTCTTCATGCTCTGCACCATGCATTTCATGGGACCGCCCTCCTCCCAGAACTTCAGATTGACCTTGCCGGTGGACTTTTCAGGTATGGGAGGGGACTGCACATGAAAATGGTAGCATACATAGTTCAGATATCTTATCTATGAGCATGCCAACAGTTATATGATTAATTTCACAGTTCTGACAGTGCAAAGTTGTACtcgctccgtttttatttagttcgcatattagctttggtcaaagtcaagctttacaaactttgaccaaatttatatacaaaaatattaagatatataataacaaatcaacaacattagatttattattaaatgtactttcacatcgtatagatttattatgataaatgtctatattgttttctataaacttggtcaaactttacaaagtttgacttcagtcaactctaatatgcagagtaaataaaaacggagggagtactaaatcaAAGACGCTTATTTCAGGACTAGTATTCTAAAATTGCCAATGCAACAACTGTATCTAGTTAAGTTAACCAATTATACATAGACATGGAGCGTCTCCAGCTTGGGGAAACAGCGGAGAAAGCCGGGCACTTTCTTCACAGCATTGCGGATACCGAACTGCACGTCTATGGCCAAAATCTGGACACTAGGGACAATGTTCTCCTTGCTCCCAGCCTGCAATGCATCCCAGCACCAAGAACAGAGAAACTAAGTCAGATCATACATTGGCAATATTAATAACACAGCACAGTTAGTCAGTTACATATGCAAATTAAATTAGTAGGATAAACGACCACGATGACGGTGTTGCTAATCCCCAGCTCTGTCTGTCCTGGCTGAATGTACCCCAGCACACGCAGGTTGGGTGCACCGCCAATCTTGATCCTGGAAGGGCTGTTTATGGTGAACTTGCCGGTTCCAGGCAAGGATACATTTCTCAGGAAGAGCCTCTCCAGGCGAGGGGCATCCACCACTTCGATGTCCTTCAAGTGGGTATAGCCCAGCTGAAGACACCGCAGGCTGTGGCTGACGAGTCGGAGGCGCGCTCCGGTCTGGCTCCACATGATGAGGAGGAACTCCAGGACGGGGCTTCTTTCGAGCAAGAAGGCCAGAGCACGGTCCTCCATGACAGTCATGCAGAGGCCGAGCTCCCGGAGATTTGGGAAGCTGGCGCCGCGCGGCACGGCGGCAGTGCCTGGAAGTGTCCAGACGCCGAGATAGAGGCGGGTGAGGGAGGCGCAGCTGAAGAGCGTGGCGGGGAGGCGCAGGTCAATCGGCCAAGGGCGGTTGACAAAGACGAGATCTTGGACCCCCTTGGCGACGAGGGTGTCGACCCAGCGCGCCATCTCGCCTCGGTGCTCGTCCATGGTGCTGCAGGTGAGGTGGACGCA
The Triticum dicoccoides isolate Atlit2015 ecotype Zavitan chromosome 3A, WEW_v2.0, whole genome shotgun sequence genome window above contains:
- the LOC119272941 gene encoding F-box/LRR-repeat protein 13-like; this translates as MDDQQVLLGISRSDMLARIERCGRDPAMLDLGSNMLLHFAYEYLPDPPVSPTAPLSLAGASWVPDGVDRISRLPDELLRDIISRLPAKDAARTAALASRWRPLWRSAPLALVDSHLLPDGGASGPLIIGAPSPRAVTGAVSSALAAHPGPFTCVHLTCSTMDEHRGEMARWVDTLVAKGVQDLVFVNRPWPIDLRLPATLFSCASLTRLYLGVWTLPGTAAVPRGASFPNLRELGLCMTVMEDRALAFLLERSPVLEFLLIMWSQTGARLRLVSHSLRCLQLGYTHLKDIEVVDAPRLERLFLRNVSLPGTGKFTINSPSRIKIGGAPNLRVLGYIQPGQTELGISNTVIVVVYPTNLICICN